A window from Culex pipiens pallens isolate TS chromosome 3, TS_CPP_V2, whole genome shotgun sequence encodes these proteins:
- the LOC120412436 gene encoding uncharacterized protein LOC120412436, which translates to MNTGGGFVKAYSNNWLSQFGLYKYENPVDPPRKPAPYQTQHRKIALYGILGMAFVLFFILFVIVNQSEADKRLSRLEIARSFSNETSIESSLGRGTLLTTPFSAPEAIGEASAEARKQRRSRRLGNIGNVPDPVELNDNLVLFPSSYLKPPRPGSMQQFAEDRSLKETVRDKPRPFGYVAGGENPIGFRKPNRTLEDSELGQSLKHYGLTNNIQDVLKQLSSSREQRYKLFPQQQQQPSEFSNPAYRNHRVKFTGIYRHPRKNGDITTLFGAASRQHELQLTKPQVINSQLAVPNNLMPDSLYNFRPSHPSDVNLLASEQFRFAPENDPNQVDNLPKGMPFSIMLDILPMASGGSNNRFKRPTKRKPSGHNYSNVNFPSYFNNRNFAQVKHALYNNHQHSEPNTYYRSSTTNNYQRQLQNFFPTMKPGKLMVHLNLYPKQPEADRKFELEKSSLNINHLQLNFGEHLPDPERHKAVEPTQSSVRNYLDMISRSAEEYITSTTTTTELPLFVSSFQSPTASSFADHPKNITFPNEHVAMGRYPPYGRQVKRRLQYPHQLHHLQEINWELEPRGAAAEELSPVDEDAGPERLDVVRFDEGDAI; encoded by the exons ATGAACACTGGAGGAGGTTTTGTGAAAGCTTACAGCAACAATTGGTTGTCCCAATTTGGATTGTACAA ATATGAAAACCCCGTGGATCCCCCGCGGAAACCCGCACCCTACCAGACCCAACACCGCAAGATCGCTCTGTACGGCATCCTGGGGATGGCTTTCGTTCTGTTCTTCATCCTGTTTGTCATCGTCAACCAATCCGAGGCAGACAAACGCCTTTCACGGCTCGAGATAGCCAGGAGTTTCTCGAATGAAACGAGCATCGAGTCCAGCTTAGGTCGTGGGACTCTATTGACGACTCCGTTTTCTGCACCGGAAGCAATCGGGGAAGCTTCAGCTGAAGCTCGCAAGCAGAGGAGATCGAGAAGGTTGGGCAATATCGGAAATGTTCCGGATCCGGTGGAGCTGAACGACAATTTGGTGCTGTTTCCGAGTTCTTACTTGAAACCTCCGAGACCGGGAAGTATGCAGCAATTTGCGGAAGATCGTTCCTTGAAGGAAACGGTGAGAGACAAACCGAGACCATTTGGATATGTTGCTGGTGGTGAAAATCCTATAGGATTCAGGAAGCCGAACCGAACGTTGGAAGATTCTGAACTGGGTCAGTCGTTGAAGCATTACGGATTGACGAACAACATCCAGGATGTTCTGAAGCAACTATCTTCGTCCAGAGAGCAGCGTTACAAACTATTcccgcagcagcaacagcaaccaTCCGAGTTCAGTAATCCGGCTTATCGAAATCATCGTGTCAAATTTACCGGAATCTACCGACATCCTAGGAAAAATGGTGACATAACTACACTCTTTGGAGCGGCTTCAAGGCAACATGAACTTCAACTTACAAAGCCACAGGTCATCAACAGTCAACTTGCGGTTCCAAACAATCTTATGCCAGATTCCCTGTACAACTTCCGGCCATCACATCCCAGTGATGTCAACCTGCTCGCTTCGGAACAGTTTCGATTTGCACCGGAAAACGATCCTAACCAGGTAGATAACCTCCCGAAAGGAATGCCCTTCTCCATCATGCTGGATATCCTACCGATGGCTTCAGGAGGATCAAACAATCGTTTCAAACGCCCCACCAAGCGCAAACCCTCCGGCCACAACTACTCCAACGTCAATTTCCCCTCGTACTTTAACAATCGAAACTTTGCCCAGGTCAAGCACGCCCTCTACAACAACCATCAACATTCGGAACCCAATACCTATTACCGCAGTTCAACCACAAACAACTACCAGCGACAGCTCCAAAACTTCTTCCCGACCATGAAACCGGGCAAACTCATGGTCCACCTGAACCTCTACCCAAAACAACCCGAAGCAGACCGCAAGTTCGAGCTGGAAAAGTCCTCCCTCAACATCAACCACCTCCAGCTAAACTTTGGCGAACACCTGCCAGACCCAGAACGTCACAAGGCAGTAGAACCAACGCAATCGTCCGTCCGGAACTACCTGGACATGATCTCGCGATCCGCGGAGGAGTACATCACCAGCACGACAACCACAACGGAACTCCCACTATTCGTCAGCAGCTTCCAGAGTCCAACCGCGAGCAGCTTCGCCGATCATCCGAAGAACATAACCTTCCCCAACGAACACGTGGCAATGGGCCGGTATCCACCGTACGGAAGGCAGGTCAAGCGAAGGCTTCAGTATCCCCACCAGTTGCACCATCTGCAGGAGATCAACTGGGAGCTGGAACCGAGGGGTGCAGCGGCCGAGGAACTTTCTCCGGTAGATGAGGACGCGGGGCCGGAACGGTTGGATGTTGTGCGGTTCGATGAAGGTGACGCTATTTGA
- the LOC128093360 gene encoding uncharacterized protein LOC128093360, translating to MAEKRMKCLERRLGRDPALYDQVRKQIADFQSKGFAHKATAAELDTFDPRRTWYLPLGVVLNPKKPGKVRVIWDAAAKVDGVSLNTMLLKGPDLLTPLLSVLFQFRERQVAICADIEAMFHQVKIREPDRSAQLFLWRDSPDKPLETMVTDVAIFGATCSPAHSQYVKNLNADEHEADHPKAAAAIRNKHYVDDYLDSVDTADEAVAMALEVAEVHAKAGFHIRNWISNDKTVLARIGAVNPTTVKNFVIEKENGFERLLGMVWLPDEDMFSFALSLREDNMKLLTGEVVPTKTQLLSIVMSIYDPNGLVAVFVIHGKILVQDVWRSGVGWKDKIPEKLIGRWKQWIALLRKIETVRVPRCYFKDYEPASLKTLQLHVFVDASEQAYSAMAYFRLEDRGQVRCSLVATKTKVAPLQPLPIPRLEVQSGVTGSRLRKTIEDGHSLPISKVVFWSDSKTALQWIRSTDLRRFRPYVAFRVNEILSLSKAAEWRYCPSRMNVADEATKWGKRGPTFDPDAQVYVCHKFIYDQEEDWPEDCLERVEATEELRPAFMFSHFVVKPIIRLELFSRWERLLRMVAYVHRFLARRLKLKQETCPGALTREELQKAERSLWRLAQSDAYPDEVATLNQNLLVPAEKRECLETSSSILKLSPLLDDSGVLRAGSRLEAAEFAAFDAKFPVILPNKHRVTWLLVDSYHRRFRHANNETVVNEIRQKFNIPKLRVLIRQVANKCCFCRIKKAIAVAPMMAPLPRVRLSPFVRPFTFTGVDYFGPVLIKVGRSAAKRWVALFTCLTIRAVHLELVASLSTDSCKKAIRRFIARRGAPQEIYSDNGTNFQGASGELSKELAKVNHNELSSTFTDTHTQWRFNPPAAPHMGGCWERMVRSVKAALGVIPVERKLDEESLVTLLAEAEHMVNSRPLTFVPLESADSESLTPNHFLMLSSSGVQQAVKDPVGVGAAIKNSWNSIQHTLDEFWSRWVKEYLPTIARRTKWFEEVRPIKEGDLVLVVDEGHRNGWLRGRVARTYPGKDGRVRRADVQTSRGLLRERAAVRLALLDVGDAEDSGADHHATRGGGCCEHTVPTALTAPIVPLGSSPKRDPAKIL from the coding sequence ATGGCGGAGAAGCGGATGAAGTGTTTGGAGCGACGCCTGGGACGAGATCCGGCACTGTACGATCAAGTACGAAAGCAGATCGCGGACTTCCAGTCGAAAGGTTTCGCGCACAAGGCGACCGCTGCGGAACTGGACACTTTCGACCCTCGCCGGACCTGGTATTTACCCCTCGGAGTAGTACTGAACCCAAAAAAGCCCGGCAAAGTGCGCGTGATCTGGGACGCGGCTGCCAAGGTCGACGGCGTGTCCCTGAATACCATGCTGTTGAAGGGGCCCGACCTGTTGACGCCGCTGCTGTCCGTGCTTTTCCAGTTCAGGGAGAGACAGGTCGCCATCTGCGCAGACATCGAAGCCATGTTTCACCAGGTGAAGATTCGGGAACCCGATCGCAGCGCGCAGCTGTTCCTGTGGAGGGATTCGCCGGACAAGCCGCTGGAAACCATGGTGACCGACGTCGCTATCTTTGGGGCGACGTGCTCCCCAGCCCACTCGCAGTACGTGAAAAATCTCAACGCTGACGAACACGAAGCAGATCACCCGAAGGCGGCAGCAGCGATTCGCAACAAGCACTACGTCGACGATTACCTCGACAGTGTCGATACGGCGGACGAAGCAGTTGCGATGGCGCTAGAGGTAGCCGAGGTTCACGCGAAAGCCGGATTCCACATCCGGAACTGGATCTCGAACGACAAAACCGTGCTGGCGCGGATCGGAGCGGTCAACCCTACGACGGTCAAGAACTTCGTGATCGAGAAGGAGAACGGATTCGAGCGTCTGCTGGGAATGGTGTGGCTGCCCGACGAAGACATGTTCTCGTTCGCACTGAGCCTGCGAGAGGACAACATGAAGCTGCTGACTGGAGAGGTGGTGCCGACGAAGACCCAGCTGCTGAGCATCGTGATGAGCATCTACGACCCGAACGGGTTAGTCGCCGTCTTCGTCATCCACGGAAAAATACTCGTGCAGGACGTGTGGCGATCCGGCGTCGGCTGGAAAGACAAAATCCCGGAGAAGCTCATCGGACGCTGGAAGCAGTGGATCGCGCTGCTGCGCAAAATCGAAACGGTGAGAGTTCCACGTTGCTATTTCAAGGATTACGAACCAGCCAGCCTGAAAACGTTGCAACTCCACGTGTTTGTCGACGCCAGCGAGCAAGCTTACTCCGCGATGGCATACTTTCGGCTGGAGGATCGCGGCCAAGTCCGGTGCTCACTGGTGGCAACCAAAACGAAGGTCGCACCTCTACAGCCGCTTCCCATCCCACGTCTCGAAGTTCAGTCGGGCGTAACTGGATCGCGCTTGCGGAAGACCATCGAGGACGGACACTCACTCCCTATTTCGAAGGTCGTTTTCTGGTCGGACTCCAAGACGGCACTGCAGTGGATCAGGTCAACCGACCTCCGCCGATTTCGCCCGTATGTGGCGTTCCGGGTCAACGAGATCCTGTCACTGTCCAAGGCCGCCGAGTGGAGATACTGTCCATCGCGCATGAACGTCGCCGACGAAGCTACGAAGTGGGGTAAAAGGGGACCAACTTTCGACCCCGACGCGCAAGTTTACGTCTGCCACAAGTTCATTTACGATCAGGAAGAAGACTGGCCCGAAGACTGTCTCGAGCGGGTTGAGGCGACGGAAGAACTCAGGCCAGCGTTCATGTTCAGCCACTTCGTGGTCAAGCCCATCATTCGACTGGAGCTGTTTTCGCGATGGGAACGCCTGCTGAGGATGGTCGCCTACGTTCATCGCTTTCTCGCGCGCAGACTGAAGCTGAAGCAGGAAACCTGTCCGGGCGCGCTGACACGTGAGGAGCTGCAGAAAGCCGAACGAAGCCTGTGGCGCTTGGCTCAATCCGACGCTTATCCGGACGAGGTCGCCACGCTGAACCAGAACCTGCTAGTGCCAGCCGAGAAACGGGAGTGTCTGGAGACGTCGAGCAGCATATTGAAGTTGTCCCCTCTGCTGGACGACAGCGGAGTGCTTCGAGCTGGAAGTCGCTTGGAGGCCGCCGAGTTCGCCGCGTTTGACGCCAAGTTTCCCGTGATTCTCCCGAACAAACATCGCGTGACCTGGCTGCTCGTGGACTCCTACCACCGAAGGTTTCGCCACGCAAACAACGAGACGGTGGTCAACGAGATACGGCAGAAGTTCAATATACCGAAGCTGCGGGTCCTAATCCGGCAGGTGGCAAACAAGTGCTGTTTCTGCCGCATAAAAAAGGCCATTGCGGTGGCACCCATGATGGCACCCCTCCCACGTGTGAGGCTGTCCCCTTTCGTACGCCCATTCACGTTCACGGGCGTGGACTACTTCGGCCCGGTCCTGATCAAGGTTGGACGCAGTGCTGCGAAACGCTGGGTGGCGCTTTTCACCTGCTTGACGATCCGCGCAGTTCACCTGGAGCTCGTCGCGAGCTTGTCAACGGACTCGTGCAAGAAGGCAATCCGCCGGTTCATCGCGCGACGTGGAGCGCCGCAGGAGATATACTCGGACAACGGTACGAATTTCCAAGGAGCCAGCGGAGAGCTGTCGAAGGAATTAGCCAAGGTCAACCACAACGAACTCAGCAGTACATTCACCGACACCCACACACAGTGGCGATTCAACCCGCCGGCCGCGCCTCACATGGGTGGCTGCTGGGAACGAATGGTAAGATCCGTGAAGGCTGCACTGGGCGTAATCCCGGTGGAACGCAAGCTGGATGAGGAGTCGCTGGTCACCCTACTAGCGGAGGCGGAGCATATGGTCAACTCGCGCCCCCTGACTTTCGTGCCGCTGGAGAGCGCAGACAGTGAGTCCTTGACCCCCAACCATTTTCTCATGCTGAGTTCGAGCGGTGTTCAGCAGGCCGTCAAGGATCCGGTCGGCGTAGGCGCGGCCATCAAGAACAGCTGGAACAGTATTCAGCACACACTGGACGAGTTCTGGAGCCGCTGGGTGAAAGAATACCTGCCGACGATCGCGAGAAGGACTAAATGGTTCGAAGAGGTGAGACCAATCAAGGAGGGCGATCTCGTGCTTGTTGTGGACGAAGGACATCGGAACGGGTGGCTGCGAGGACGCGTTGCAAGGACGTATCCTGGTAAGGATGGCAGAGTACGTCGGGCGGATGTACAGACATCGAGGGGTCTGTTGCGAGAGCGAGCAGCCGTCAGGTTGGCTCTGCTGGACGTTGGTGACGCTGAGGATTCTGGTGCAGATCATCATGCGACACGTGGGGGAGGATGTTGCGAGCACACCGTGCCGACTGCGCTGACTGCGCCGATCGTGCCCCTCGGATCATCGCCCAAACGCGACCCAGCAAAAATACTATAG
- the LOC120412435 gene encoding uncharacterized protein LOC120412435 codes for MASNPRKSFVRQTRSMTRAAQEAANLQIGDARDDAAKPFEPSVVEPERGDEQDCAGCTRPNNAELYMVRCEKCELYFHFSCANVTTATVNQPPTAADGGAVPDPLTKERLAQLERQYLYSSKKYALLREQEEEDGGRSVRSRDSRASTSRVEKWINAQAETGNNGPGVNKETTESDDHVQPLSEDKADSLHVKFTSTPLASPNASFNESSYVSLSISSLLPDSLEKSSEKSIPEGPKDPGQTAAETPSSEVPEPPTTMESILKLLQISLGKPQNTGAIPKILKVTSTAFEEWRNSMQRKDLDPIPEELSEETKKNEQNLLVLLQQLEDQRAEDQQLQRQREEQLKRKLQQQEREQAKQKQELQRRLQQVEAEQKEEMQRLLQQQQRELAEQKRELKQRLKEQKQQQAKQQEELDRLRELERLQKLAESRDKNHSSAAGRNGTVENNKSRSTESIRSGTTSVPSVDDVLPPPSNERSRASANFGSSSVRSSRSSSSRSSTLTTPSVVPSVESFPSLVPPLPAPPPYQGPTSQQIAARQVVNKELPVFTGNPVDWPIFISSYNHSTLTCGYTDNENLLRLQRAIQGRAREEVSSLLLNPSTIPQLLTSLKLLYGRPEQIVHTMIEKVRATPAPRADKLESLVSFGLVVHNLCGHLKAIGMEKHLSNPILLHELVAKLPSNVMFNWALYQEQLPEVDLNVFGDYMSKIATATSGVTLFAAKAAKDDFRPKKEKAAYVNTHSTAEQGRRKGDDEIKEKPTDRPSSNIKVCPMCDNSGHLAANCSKFSKLCLDDRWKLVKEKRLCRRCLVAHSRWPCKSDPCGVQGCQKKHHPLLHYEQAPTEAKRSEPATSGVVALHRQPTTSTLFRMLPVTLYGKKGKVNTFAFLDDGSSVTLLERKLAASLGLEGKQASLCIHWTSGIKKNFSETREVELEISGADRPQRFVASNVYTVDKLGLPEQTMDVAAMAEEFAYLQDLPLSSLQSAVPGILIGLNNVHLLATLKLREGRKGEPIATKTRLGWTVYGSMPAATQSFAHRQFHISDEQAEVDLHEYVKSFFAVESLGVMAVPSEESVDDQRANKILSETTKRVEGGRFETGLLWKQDYCGN; via the exons ATGGCCTCTAATCCCCGTAAGTCGTTCGTTCGCCAGACCCGCTCGATGACGCGCGCGGCTCAAGAAGCAGCTAACCTCCAAATTGGAGACGCTCGAGATGATGCAGCGAAACCGTTCGAGCCGTCTGTCGTCGAACCGGAGCGAGGGGATGAGCAGGATTGCGCTGGATGTACCAGGCCGAACAACGCCGAGCTGTACATGGTGCGGTGTGAAAAGTGCGAGCTGTACTTCCACTTCTCGTGCGCGAACGTCACCACCGCAACCGTCAATCAGCCGCC AACTGCAGCAGATGGAGGAGCAGTTCCGGATCCGCTCACAAAGGAACGACTCGCGCAGTTGGAGCGACAGTACCTGTACAGCTCGAAGAAGTACGCGCTTCTTCGGGAACAGGAAGAAGAAGATGGGGGACGTAGTGTCCGTAGCAGAGACAGCCGCGCTTCGACGAGCAGGGTTGAGAAGTGGATCAATGCTCAGGCTGAGACCGGTAACAACGGTCCAGGCGTCAACAAGGAGACGACCGAGTCTGACGATCACGTCCAGCCACTGAGTGAGGACAAGGCCGATAGTCTGCACGTGAAGTTCACGTCTACTCCGCTCGCTTCGCCAAATGCTTCGTTCAACGAATCGTCGTACGTTTCCCTCTCCATTTCCTCCCTATTGCCGGACAGTCTCGAGAAAAGCAGCGAAAAGTCGATCCCTGAGGGACCCAAGGACCCCGGGCAGACCGCGGCTGAAACTCCATCCAGCGAGGTTCCAGAACCACCTACCACCATGGAAAGCATCCTCAAGCTGCTGCAAATCTCACTGGGGAAGCCGCAGAACACCGGTGCTATCCCGAAGATCCTCAAAGTCACCTCGACCGCATTCGAGGAGTGGCGAAACAGCATGCAGCGGAAGGATCTCGACCCGATTCCAGAAGAGCTAAGCGAAGAGACGAAGAAAAACGAGCAAAACTTGCTTGTGCTCCTTCAGCAGCTCGAGGATCAGCGCGCCGAGGACCAGCAGTTGCAGCGCCAGCGGGAAGAGCAGCTCAAACGCAAGCTGCAGCAGCAAGAACGTGAGCAAGCGAAGCAGAAGCAAGAACTGCAGCGTCGACTTCAGCAGGTGGAAGCAGAGCAGAAGGAAGAAATGCAGCGTTTACTGCAGCAGCAACAACGCGAGCTGGCCGAGCAGAAGCGGGAGCTGAAACAGCGTCTCAAGGAGCAGAAGCAACAGCAAGCCAAGCAGCAAGAAGAGCTTGACCGTTTGCGAGAGCTCGAGAGGCTGCAAAAGCTGGCAGAATCTCGGGACAAGAACCACTCGTCGGCGGCGGGCCGCAACGGCACGGTCGAAAACAACAAAAGCCGATCAACAGAAAGCATCCGATCAGGAACAACATCTGTACCAAGCGTTGACGATGTCCTGCCACCTCCATCTAACGAGCGATCTCGCGCCTCTGCAAACTTTGGCAGTTCTTCCGTAAGGAGCTCTCGATCTTCATCTTCAAGGTCGTCTACTTTGACAACACCGTCGGTCGTACCTTCCGTTGAGTCATTCCCCTCTCTCGTGCCGCCGCTGCCGGCACCGCCTCCGTACCAAGGACCGACTTCGCAGCAGATTGCTGCACGTCAGGTGGTCAACAAGGAGCTCCCAGTTTTCACAGGGAATCCTGTTGACTGGCCGATCTTTATCAGCAGTTATAACCACTCTACGCTGACGTGCGGATACACCGACAACGAGAACCTGTTGCGACTGCAGCGTGCGATCCAGGGGAGGGCGAGAGAAGAAGTGAGCAGCCTGCTCCTCAATCCGTCGACGATACCGCAATTGCTGACCTCTCTGAAGCTGCTGTACGGACGACCGGAGCAGATCGTTCACACGATGATCGAGAAAGTACGCGCGACCCCCGCGCCGAGAGCGGACAAGCTGGAGTCTCTCGTCTCGTTCGGTCTGGTGGTCCACAATCTCTGTGGGCACTTGAAGGCTATTGGCATGGAGAAGCACCTGTCGAACCCCATTTTGCTGCACGAGCTCGTTGCCAAGTTGCCTTCCAACGTAATGTTCAACTGGGCACTCTACCAGGAGCAACTGCCAGAAGTGGACCTCAACGTGTTCGGCGACTACATGTCGAAAATAGCGACCGCTACCAGCGGCGTGACATTGTTCGCTGCGAAGGCTGCCAAGGACGATTTCCGGCCCAAGAAGGAGAAGGCGGCGTACGTCAACACGCACTCGACTGCCGAGCAAGGTCGGCGCAAGGGTGACGACGAGATCAAGGAGAAGCCGACGGACCGTCCGTCTTCGAACATCAAGGTGTGCCCGATGTGCGACAACagcggccatttggcggccaacTGCTCGAAGTTCAGCAAACTTTGTCTCGACGACCGTTGGAAGCTGGTCAAGGAGAAAAGACTTTGTCGTCGCTGTCTGGTTGCCCACTCGCGCTGGCCGTGCAAAAGCGATCCCTGCGGAGTCCAAGGTTGCCAGAAGAAGCATCATCCGCTGCTCCACTACGAACAAGCACCCACGGAAGCGAAGCGCAGCGAGCCCGCAACGAGCGGCGTAGTCGCACTGCACCGTCAACCGACGACATCAACGTTGTTCCGTATGTTGCCCGTCACGTTGTACGGAAAGAAAGGGAAAGTAAACACGTTCGCCTTTCTCGATGACGGCTCGTCGGTGACACTCCTGGAGCGGAAGTTGGCGGCATCCCTTGGCCTGGAAGGAAAGCAAGCATCTCTGTGCATCCACTGGACATCCGGCATCAAGAAGAACTTCTCGGAGACGCGGGAGGTTGAGCTGGAGATTTCTGGCGCTGATCGTCCGCAGCGGTTCGTCGCGTCGAACGTGTACACGGTGGACAAGCTCGGACTTCCGGAACAAACGATGGACGTCGCGGCCATGGCGGAAGAGTTCGCGTATCTGCAGGACCTGCCGCTATCGAGCTTGCAGTCTGCGGTTCCCGGAATACTCATCGGTCTGAACAACGTGCACCTGCTCGCAACACTGAAGCTGCGGGAAGGACGCAAAGGAGAACCGATCGCTACCAAAACGCGTCTCGGTTGGACGGTCTACGGGAGTATGCCGGCGGCTACACAGTCTTTCGCCCACCGCCAGTTCCACATCTCCGATGAACAAGCCGAAGTTGACCTGCACGAATACGTCAAGAGCTTCTTTGCGGTTGAAAGCCTCGGAGTCATGGCAGTACCGAGCGAGGAGAGCGTCGACGACCAGCGTGCCAACAAGATTCTGTCCGAAACTACCAAACGAGTCGAAGGTGGGCGGTTTGAAACTGGCCTTCTCTGGAAACAGGACTACTGTGGGAATTAA